TCCAGCTAACAACCATTTCATCCCACAATCACAATGTTGCAGAAGTTATTACAACCCTCaatgcaataaatgttttaaaatgtttgtcattATCAGATTtcattctaaaattacaatttctacaGTTAGAGGAGAAAATGTTCAAATATGGTAGAAATATGACCGGCCATAAAAGACTTAGTCTTGTAAAATGGATAATTAATATTCTTCCTTAATTATGGAAGCGGAAACAttgtaataaagaaaattgtctCATTTTGAATCGATTTAGTTTATTTAAGGCCTGATTTTATTTAAGCTGTCAAGTTTAGACTGGGCTTCTGTTccaactaagataggttttttACCTACAGGTCCTAGCATTTTTAAGCCTGATCGTAAAATGCAATCCTGCggctttattttattaattggccTTGTTAAATTTGAAGACCATCAAGTTTGAAGATGCTCTCTTGGAAAATGAGAATAGGCATAAAAAATTATCGtccatatttatatttgattcaCCCCTTTCGTGTATTTATGATTGTAGAATTTCATTGAATGAACTTACAAACGATTTGTATTAATATGACGAGTCTTGATGTTCCATCCGGATAGTTATTAAGGTCTAATTGAAATTAATCAATAACAATTTAGATTAATGCCAGtcggaattttaattttaaatacatttttttatagtacagttcttggttaattttaacatatttgatgGCTAGCatacatattcatatatatatatatatatatatatatatatatatatatatatatatatatatatatagtgtatttgTGTGTCATGAGCATTTTCCATGACGTAGAGTGAAATAATTCTATCTCCCTTTATCTCAAAAATGCAGTAATGTTCCAGGTATAAAAGGTCTCCAGATCACGTCACTGTTGGTGCCTCCGTACGTCGTCAACAACTCTGGCCTGGTGGTGTTGGACTGTCAGTACACTCTCACACCCTACGACCTGCAGCTAGACTCGGGGTTGGTGGTCAAGTGGTTCTTCAACAACGGGCCCGCTCCGGTCTACCAGTGGATCCCCAGCCAGCGACCTCAAGACCTCGGTATCCTCCGAGGTCGGCTGGACCTCGACTACCGAGCTTCGGACAACAACGCCACCATGTTCCGCGCCCTCTCCATCTTGAATCCTACCACAGATCTGTCTGGAGAGTACCGCTGCGCCGTGTCCACCTTCACCGACGAGGACTTCATGATACAGAAGATGATCGTTTATGGTATACCACCTTATTGCTCTCACCATTGACTGTCACCTGTTAGCTCTAACTGAAATATTACTTGTTACTTCAGTTTCAATTTTTATCAGGAATCTGTTTTCGGTCTCATGataggaaaaatttttatttcagatgcACTTACATCAGTGTTGaagaacattttaataatgtaaattttaaaagtgaattataaataatattgtatgaaaacatatctgttgtaaaatattgtttactgttgtATTTTATCTCGTATGTTTAACTACTTAGTGAAAACTTATTGGTTCTTCTTCTATATtggcattaaaatatatttaatatatgaaaaagaCCGCCGTTTACAACATAGATTAACACAACTGCTTACCTTTCCgtttacatatttatgtatagaTTTAAACTTCCTGATTTGTATGGACAATCATAACATTGTTTTCTTGCTGCTTATGAGCTTTTCCTCACTGAATTCTGTTTATTCACTGCTTGTGTACAACCTCATTACAACCAATAGGCGTTTAAATGAGGTTTTTTAACccatttatacaaaacaattacatGTGTATAGTAATTATAATGGCGAGCTTTTTGGAATGTTACATTTCTTCATTTCTTACTATATAAAAAAGATTGTTATTCTACAGCTCCAGAAAAGCGGATGGAGATGACTCATACCAAGACAGATTCTGAGAGCGCTAACGTGACTTGTGCAGGATACGGCCTCTATCCAGAACCCAGGATAGCATTCTACAGGGATCCGTACACACCTCGAGTTAGGTATTGTTGTATGACTCAAATTAGAACATGATTGTATTCTTATTAAGTATTCACATTTTGGGTTATATTGTTATGTGATTCTTAGTAGCATATAAGAACCAAAGAAAGGCTGTAATTTCACCCTTAAAATCTTTGATTACCTAGAAAGTAATATTTAGAAAGACATTAAATGATTACaggatttaaatgaaaaaaatattatattcctgAATTACTTGTATTGAAAACCTGATAgtcaaaatgtgtatataaacttAACTGGTAATTAAAATGTGTCCTTGTTATGTTATGTCTCTTTACATCTATGTAACTGAAACTGATAATAATAGTTATGGCAATGATTTATAGTCGAATAGATGTAACTTCCGTATTGGAAAggtgtggaggggcagcgagcaatggggagactgatgccgcggtgttgccgcgttggtgcgggcactgccgtgagcggtcactttctcaccgaacactgagaagagaacatcagacggtgcgcgccagcatacttaccaacaaacaacgcgtcagtgtgtgtcttttgattgtttacactagtaatcagaaacgaaatttctctaatttaacacaaatacgtgcgatattaatatgttaccattatgctatataataatctacaactactaaataattcggata
The Homalodisca vitripennis isolate AUS2020 chromosome 1, UT_GWSS_2.1, whole genome shotgun sequence DNA segment above includes these coding regions:
- the LOC124352713 gene encoding uncharacterized protein LOC124352713, whose translation is MWHLLPFLAILCARIKGLQITSLLVPPYVVNNSGLVVLDCQYTLTPYDLQLDSGLVVKWFFNNGPAPVYQWIPSQRPQDLGILRGRLDLDYRASDNNATMFRALSILNPTTDLSGEYRCAVSTFTDEDFMIQKMIVYAPEKRMEMTHTKTDSESANVTCAGYGLYPEPRIAFYRDPYTPRVSKPLQGVTIETSSRTGHYDISANMVFRDSDLRSPTIFICEICIPTTEYCRRKRLVYYPGSITSYHSDSRGLRGNVTTWLILLTLLIYH